Proteins encoded in a region of the Phoenix dactylifera cultivar Barhee BC4 chromosome 3, palm_55x_up_171113_PBpolish2nd_filt_p, whole genome shotgun sequence genome:
- the LOC103705352 gene encoding E3 ubiquitin-protein ligase SIRP1-like, which translates to MGEAWAGRYWCYACSEVVHPVIEVEPKCPLCDSGFVEEMDGRGDTDTDSDLESNRALSLWSSILLGMMGGFSRRSRLRREEEDDDSDHEFEDFLRRRRRSSAILQLLQSLRDDIRLESDNPESERERERERERERESVILINPFNQAIILQGAFDSDQNQSRDSSNTSAGASLGDYFVGPGLDLLLHHLAENDPNRYGTPPAQKEAVNALPTVKVEENMSCSVCLEDVAIGTEVKEMPCKHKFHNGCILPWLELHSSCPVCRFQLPADESKVSNGSRNGDSRVEGSGGSGGDEDDRDGDRFWLPVAWPFNGLFPLSGSENGSNSSSNSPSSTASGSDSHSEEN; encoded by the coding sequence ATGGGTGAAGCCTGGGCTGGTAGATACTGGTGCTATGCCTGTTCCGAGGTGGTCCATCCAGTCATTGAAGTGGAGCCTAAGTGCCCCCTTTGTGATAGTGGATTTGTGGAAGAAATGGATGGCAGAGGGGACACAGACACTGATTCTGATCTTGAATCCAACCGCGCCCTCTCTCTATGGTCTTCCATCTTGCTTGGAATGATGGGAGGTTTTTCGCGGCGTTCAAGATTGCGAAGggaagaggaagatgatgatTCAGATCATGAATTTGAAGATTTCCtgcggaggaggcggcggagctcTGCCATACTTCAGCTGCTCCAAAGCCTTCGGGATGATATTAGGTTGGAGTCTGACAACCCAGAGAGcgaaagggagagggagagggagagggaaagagaaagagaaagcgtGATCCTCATCAATCCTTTTAACCAAGCCATAATTCTCCAAGGAGCATTTGATTCTGACCAGAACCAAAGCCGAGACTCGAGCAACACCAGTGCTGGTGCTTCATTGGGGGACTACTTTGTTGGGCCTGGTTTAGATCTATTGTTGCATCATTTGGCAGAGAATGACCCAAACAGATATGGCACACCACCAGCTCAGAAAGAGGCAGTTAATGCTTTGCCTACTGTAAAAGTTGAGGAAAATATGAGCTGTTCAGTCTGTTTGGAGGATGTTGCTATTGGGACAGAGGTTAAGGAGATGCCATGCAAACACAAATTTCATAATGGGTGTATATTGCCATGGCTGGAGCTCCATAGTTCATGCCCTGTTTGCAGGTTTCAGCTGCCTGCTGATGAATCAAAGGTTTCAAATGGGTCTAGAAACGGTGATAGTAGGGTGGAAGGAAGTGGTGGGAGTGGTGGTGATGAGGATGATAGAGATGGTGATAGATTCTGGCTTCCTGTCGCGTGGCCTTTTAATGGGCTGTTCCCGTTGTCAGGGTCTGAGAATGGTAGCAATTCTTCCTCAAATTCACCATCATCAACTGCTTCCGGAAGTGACTCACATTCTGAGGAGAACTGA